One stretch of Saccharomonospora xinjiangensis XJ-54 DNA includes these proteins:
- a CDS encoding alpha/beta fold hydrolase gives MIGTPLPVVFLHGIRVSGTMWRPQLREVGRHRPVSAPDMPGHGHRRGERFTMRSAVETVAEEIDALGGRALVAGLSMGGYIGIAAASRLGERVAGLVAMGCTAAHRPSLTVPYRLTSRLFNALPDGGAWLNRQIFAAAAGRTAAAAIGERGFATDAVSDVLDALLAFDPVEELARFTGPVWLVNGSRDHFRVDEQRFLEACVDGRLVIVPKVGHLLSFSTPHVVAQLINEAAEHVEDTARPQTA, from the coding sequence ATGATCGGCACTCCACTCCCCGTGGTGTTCTTGCACGGCATCCGCGTCAGCGGCACGATGTGGCGACCGCAGCTACGCGAGGTCGGTCGGCATCGTCCTGTGTCGGCCCCCGACATGCCAGGGCACGGGCACCGGCGCGGGGAACGGTTCACGATGCGTTCCGCGGTCGAAACGGTCGCCGAGGAGATCGACGCGCTCGGTGGTCGCGCTCTCGTCGCAGGGCTGTCGATGGGCGGCTACATCGGTATCGCGGCAGCCTCTCGCCTAGGTGAACGTGTCGCCGGGCTGGTCGCCATGGGCTGCACGGCGGCACACCGCCCCTCGTTGACGGTGCCGTATCGGTTGACAAGCCGCCTGTTCAACGCTCTTCCCGACGGTGGCGCCTGGCTCAACCGGCAGATCTTCGCCGCTGCGGCGGGGCGGACGGCTGCGGCGGCCATCGGCGAGCGCGGCTTCGCCACCGACGCGGTCTCCGACGTGCTCGACGCTCTTCTCGCGTTCGACCCCGTGGAGGAACTCGCACGGTTCACCGGACCCGTGTGGCTCGTCAACGGCAGCCGTGATCACTTCAGGGTCGATGAGCAGCGGTTCCTCGAAGCCTGTGTGGACGGACGACTGGTGATCGTGCCCAAGGTCGGCCACCTCCTGTCGTTCAGCACGCCGCATGTCGTGGCACAGTTGATCAACGAGGCTGCGGAACACGTCGAAGACACCGCGCGACCACAGACGGCGTGA
- a CDS encoding MbtH family protein — MTNPFDDAEGRFLVLVNDEDQHSLWPSFADVPDGWRVVFGEDSRQACLDYVETNWTDLRPASLR; from the coding sequence ATGACGAATCCGTTCGACGACGCAGAGGGGCGCTTCCTCGTGCTGGTGAACGACGAGGACCAGCACTCGCTGTGGCCGTCGTTCGCCGACGTGCCCGATGGCTGGCGCGTGGTGTTCGGCGAGGACAGTAGGCAAGCCTGCCTCGACTACGTGGAGACCAACTGGACCGACCTGCGCCCGGCCAGCCTGAGGTAA